CTTTTTACTATCAACCTGTTGTGTACATTCCTACAATCTAATACTTTTCACGACATTTTCTAGTTAGCCTTGAAAAAATAGACTATCATGATAATAGTTTGCTTCCATATTCCATTGAGACTGATCATTAGCAAACTGGTCTAGGTGATATAattcacatatattttaatatatattatatccttattgtatttatttccttctccttcatggggaaagaggcttatgcctagcagtgggatattacagactgaagcgtaaagTATCCCCggagaaaatttttttttgtaaataaatgtgcTGCTTGATATATAAGATcgctaaagaagaagaaggggAGCGAGGAGATATATAACGATGTATTATCAGAAGCTTGATAAAAttaaacgtatttttaaatattatatgtacttaTGCAAAATATTTGGTTTTTTGCTTTCAATTGCTTAAAACAAAGCAGGCACGCAAGTTTAGTTTGTACTCGTATTATTTCGTCTATTATGAAATCATTCATAATCTTAATTTACCAACCGATTATTCCAAGAATCTCAAACGAGTATTATTTTAAGTTGTATAGAATTACTTACCCTCTTCTCTTTGTAGCACGACAGTTTCTTTCGTCTTCTCCACCTGGACATTGCACAGTACCATCACATCTGGATGCTCGCGAAACGCACGGCGAACCAGGACCTCCACACCGAAAAGCGTGCATTGGACATCGCTCTCCAGTGCCGTCtggaagaaaattttgaaatccataaaatataatgaacatcctttaattaaattactatataaaGTTGGTCTCGGCTCTTCCAGGTTTCCTTTAATTATAAACAACGTGGTATGCTTCTATCGtcaagatgttttttttttaataagacaaaattaatatttttttgtgactgCTTTAAAACCATAACCTTAATTTAGCACTGAATTTGCTGGTCTAATTAGCGCCTAACATTAATTTCCAGCAAAAACGgtaaagtaaaatattgttaGTTACTTTTATTAGCCACCTTTCGATTTTAGTTATGTGGGAATAGAAATAGTTGGATATTGATAGAGGACTTATAGGTTTGAATAATGTTATTTCATTAGATTTTGGATAAGAAATAGACGTGCAAGGAAAGAAACCCGTGCATAGATATTTACCTCTACCAGTACCTTGACATTTTTCGTCCGAACCATCTGGACAGTCCTTACGACCGTCACAAACAAAGTACCAACTTATGCAAGAGCCAGTTGTACGACACTGAAATGCAATGaaagaaaattaacaattttttaagttttatttgtatataaagatAGTTGAAATGGACTTACTTGGAATGTTCCTGGTAAACATCCTCTATTACGAGCCGAACAAGCTGAAGTAGAATTTGTGCGGTATGTGCAATCGCATCGCTTATTAACGCATCGTGTGTTAGGATCTACCAATTGACACTGACTATCAATATAACAGGGCATTCCAAGAGATGCTGGGCCAACGTCAAATGGTACTGTTTCGGTGCGAACAcgatttttatctataaaacaaTATAGAGTATAGATGGCATAAATTCAACAATATAATCTATGTTATATACTGTatgatatattatactagcaaACCTTTTAAAGACGACTTTTTCTGATGACCAATTTTATTTGACTTATTACTGTTTTGTTCCTTCGAAGTTCcctttttgtttgattttttttcagcTGATGGCTGAGTTACAACTCTATAAATTGGTTGATCGTTGGCATGCAAATTAGCCGTCATTTCATCAATTCTTATTAATTCGTTCGGATCACCGTTTTTTCTATTAGTTACAGGCAGTTTACTAGGTTCTACAGTTGGTAATTTTAGGACAGTTTGCATCAGAGGACTGTCCTCTTGTGTACTAAGTACATCATTTTTACTCGTAAACATAGGTAAGTTACTTGGTTTAACATCCTCTTTAATGACCATCAACTTATTTTTTCCAATTACGTCAACTGGATTAGGATTCTTTTGAACTTCAGAGATTTTATCATATAATTGTTGGGTAGATGGTGTTCCTTTTAAAGAGGCAGTTACCATATCTTGTTCAAGTATCACTGCTTCTGTTGCATAAGAATATTGTTTTTGAGCAATACATTTATCTCCTGTTTGCTTGAAAAATGCATTACAAGAACATCTTCCGAAAAGATTTGGAATGACAAATTCACAATGACTTTCTTTATCCCACAAACGGCAATGTTCGTTACTGTAACAGACGTGTCCTGGTGGTGcagctaaaaaaaatatcagttatATCAGCAAACAATAAATCATGGATCATAACTGACAAACCGTAGTAAACTTGTCAACCGTAAAGTCATTACTAGTGAGAGGGTACTATTAAGCGTAGTTAGCAATTTACTTGACAGTGAATAAACGATTCCTCATTGTACGCTCTAATAACcactttcataaataaatataacctaacctaacctataaTTTACGTTAAAACTATCATTAAACATTTTCAACTGAATAAGGAGTGTATTAAGTCATTGGAAACTGAATCGTTGAGTTTACTTGACGTAACggattgaaattaataaattgaaagttaatttttgactaaaatttaatttttgattgaaataaaaaactttagtGATAGATTCAATTTATGAGTCACGATCAGTTTTAGTAATTCGTCTATTTTGGATTTtgctaaatttaatacaattttgagAAAATTCGTATCAAATTTATGtcaagatataaatataattacctaCTCTAGTAAACAACAACAAGAGATCAATAGCTTATTATTGAAATAGGTCGTTACTAGGTTTTACATTTACCAGCTCAACTAAAATGATTAAATAGTactatgttaatttaaaaagaaaagaaaatggTCAAGTCCAAGTGCTACTTTCCACATGGACAGTTTCTAACTCTATGAAATGGTGaccattgtatatatttttaagtaacttcgaaataagctgtgtggctacggaaataaagaatatagccaccccctctcttcccgtgggtgtcgtaagatacgactaagggataacacagttctactaccaccttggaacttgtaaagccgaccgatggcggataaTGGTTTCAAATACACAatccgaagacgagcagcagcgtcttcggtgcgacaaagccagcactacggtcaccaacccgcctgcccagcgtagttattatgggcaagacacatgagttcacgccatttttggtgcgaacttgtggaggtctatgtccagcagtggactgcaataggctaaagtgatgacgagtgatgatgatgatgaacttcgaaataatacattttgtatATGAAGAATTTTCAGGGATAGCTTTATGACAGACATACTGTTAGACAGCGGAGTCTTAGTGACATAATTCTGCCGGCACCCATTGGGTAtagagttttaaaaaattactacctgtggtatattcaataataactaTGTATTGTAGCCGATAATTATCAATGTTCTAGTTCTACTTTAGGCGTAACATAATTCTCACACCTCATAAGAAttacgacaaataataaaagatgctattataaaaattggtttgaCAGAACAATCACGGTGCTTTCTCACAGAATATATAGGATATGGAAATGATTACTATGTAAGTAACAGGCACTTATTAAAATTGGTTTGTGCGTAATATGTAGTTTTCGGAAACTTAATTACAATCGTTATACTTACTACACCATCTGCAGTTATAGTCAATTCGTTTTATTGATTAGATAACAATATCTCAACTTTCATCTGCCCGAGTTATAATAGAATTACACGGTGGCGTGTCTGCGTCAAAAGCGACAAGTTATTTCCCGTGACGTGACTGATTTGGCGTAAGTTCACTATCAAATAGCGGTAATGAAATCGAAAGTACAACTAAACAAGTTGCTGTTGACTTACTTTATAGTGCATTAAGGAAAATTTGTATAAGACTACCCCAATgactattaatttaattattgaacaAATTTACTCTAAACAAAGTAGAGTCTATTAGCCTTTCAATAAAGACCTTTTAGggttttaaaagtataaatctTACTTACACGTATATCTACtcataatatacttattttatttatttatttgtttgtttattaggGATGGCACACAGTACAGAAAAAGTTATgaataaaacaagaataaaatataatcataaaggCTAATTTACGGCCATCCAttagcttaaaataaattaacaaacgtgaaaataagaaatataataaaaatatataaataggaaaataatgaaaacacaaaaaaaaccaAGATGATAAAAccgaacaaaataaaaacaaacttattttcttattaaaataaagctattttccTGAATATTTTGAGCTTAAAAGTTTTAGATTTAAAGTGATATAGCTCTAGATAGGTATATCGGTATTCACGAAGAATgtactgaaaaataaatgtgatattaaaTACAAATGCATTTAAATCACAAAGCACGAAAATTGTATTGAATACTAAATACTGATTAATTACTGAACAACctgacaaatattaatattcatgaATTTTTAACACAGTCATATCACTTtctactaaaaaatatttccataaCTATAGTACGTGATCACAAAAGGGGTTAGCTCGACTTATATCACTTATCACCGGAAGCACAGAAATATAAAACTTGATTTAAGGAGGTTAGTAAAGACTTTTCATGTCAGaagtaattaagtaaattaattttaaaatacgttGCTGTCCTGCGAAACCGGAAACTACGTCTTATTATCGTCATAGCTAATCGTTGCtcattgtatttatacaaaattacttactatttctccttaagaaatttatattttatagaaacagtacatgtttttggaaatttattacATGCTAACTGTAAATTTTGAAGTATTTACTTTAAGTTTACCGAAAGAATTACTTCGAAGAGCTTACTAGCTTAAACCacttctttaataaaatttgtgtcaATGCCAGCATTACCCTAGTATTTTATACAGTATTACACCGTAAGACATGAGGCTCATAAAGTTGCTACAATAAACATATGAGCTATATTGATGTCAGTtttgttttacttaatattatcGTATTTATTGCCGACTTGAGTCTTACCGCAAGAAGATGTTACTAATAACTGTTTACTGTATaatcttaatttaatatactaaagAGTTTAGGcgttatatttaaacaaaattaaaacttatatattaaaaataaaaaatacttacgagAAAGACAGGTATGCTTCCTAAACTGTAAATGGCCATCTGAACATCGACAAACTCCATCTAAACAGGCGCTGTAGGCAACTTTTAGGGTGCACTGTTCTGACACCGTGCACTCGGAACCCAACAGAGTTGCTGTaaagcaattttattattagaggCTGAGCTCACTTATTTTGTTAAAGAACTTGTAGACAAATACAATATCACGGACATGTTTCCGATACCGATTGGTGATAAAGTTATCTGACGTATAACGGTATCCATCATACAAAAGTTTATgatctatttttctttttcctcATCAAACTGGTTTAtctatatactattttatatattacttttctaaaatctatttattagaaacgaatttaaaatgaaactaaaaagagttttttttttttacaattgactGACAACGTTAtacttgtataaaaatgtttaaggaCTTATAAAACATTACTTGTAATATTATAGCGAACGtagcaaaaaattaaattaatgttgaCATCCATGTCATGTGCAGTTAAGATGACTATCAcgtgatagaaaaaaaatgtgttcgGAGCAATTTACACGCTAGAAGCTAGACCATTGAGAGTGATgtgtttgtattataatttatttgtaatgccATTTTGCCATTTGCATATATTCGCTGCTATGAGTaaggatcgctatcaggtgtacataacaaCCAGGATcaactgcttaacgtgctctccgaagcacggtagAGAGACctacaagaactgcacaaacaccgaGATAAACGACTTTATGTACGTACACATGTGTCtataaaacgtttaaaaagtatatacgaATATACGAAATACATAGTTAGAATGGtcaaattaacattaaatataatttattatttaatttaattatataatttagtttattacaTAGAAGAACTAGAATACAGTTTTAAATAGTTGAATATACTAGTTGAAGATACTAGACTAGATTTTAAAGCACTGGGCGTCTACCGACAGATTCTTCGAAGCGTATGAATGAAGGTGGACAAGAAAATTGAGTGACGAGGTCATGACACTGCACAAACGCGACCCTATTACATGGTTCAAGTTCACGATTGGTTTATACTGGATCAATTCGTATGCGATGGgtttgtatgtgtttttttgacattatttatatgtatttgaattgatattttattattacacacaCGTATGCGATCCCGTTAAGCAACAAACTTAGAATTCGTTTAAATGTAGCACAACAGTTTTTCGTAAGcatatttattcattgcaaCGTGTTGTCATAAGGATATAACGATAGTCTCACTTTAATCACAAtgttagtttttgaaataattttgctaAATTCGAGCGATTTGTGTTCGATACtaaagtcaaaataaatatttgtataatttaaataaacaccaCACACTCAAGTAAGATTAcaatatttgtctttatttatttttatatatatttttttaaattaatcaataataataatttcttaaacgcaaaatatttgattttaattctaTTTCGTTTATGAGCACAAAATAACTTATTTCAGTAGTTAAAGATAAACATGCAAGTATACACGCTACATGCTTCAgtcttttttatattcatatttcttGCTGTttgttatttgaattattttttaatatttctaaattatgtaATCATTACTTTTATAAGGCGGCAATGTCGCATAGTATtctgtaattttaaaagtatggTCGAgcgattattgtaaaaaatgaacaaatagtttttttttttaaagaagcaTTAATGCATTTATCAATCATGTTTGCATGTGTCAACACGGTGTAATTTATAGTAAGTAATTTGAAGGTATTTtctaataacattaatttattttaattatagtgtTGGTATGACTTTCCGCTTCTGTGGGCACATAGCTGACACTTTCAAACGATTGCCGGATTATGCAACTGTCgcataaataatttcaaatgttGGCGGAATTTTTGAATTGATAATTTTCCGATAAAGTCATTTACGTatgtgtttaaataattttatccttcctttttaattatgttaattaaatacCTTTACTTACTGacttgtatgaaattcttgtgattaaattagtttaatctctacttaaattttaattttgtttcgtgcaactcggcgtaagtctAGTGAACATTCCGCATTTTACAAAGAagtgaaataaatacatttata
Above is a genomic segment from Melitaea cinxia chromosome 5, ilMelCinx1.1, whole genome shotgun sequence containing:
- the LOC123653852 gene encoding uncharacterized protein LOC123653852; this encodes MFQVWQAEGSSLGSSCRSNSECSVTNAHCTRGICACQPYYAQVDSSTCLESTLLGSECTVSEQCTLKVAYSACLDGVCRCSDGHLQFRKHTCLSPAPPGHVCYSNEHCRLWDKESHCEFVIPNLFGRCSCNAFFKQTGDKCIAQKQYSYATEAVILEQDMVTASLKGTPSTQQLYDKISEVQKNPNPVDVIGKNKLMVIKEDVKPSNLPMFTSKNDVLSTQEDSPLMQTVLKLPTVEPSKLPVTNRKNGDPNELIRIDEMTANLHANDQPIYRVVTQPSAEKKSNKKGTSKEQNSNKSNKIGHQKKSSLKDKNRVRTETVPFDVGPASLGMPCYIDSQCQLVDPNTRCVNKRCDCTYRTNSTSACSARNRGCLPGTFQCRTTGSCISWYFVCDGRKDCPDGSDEKCQGTGRDGTGERCPMHAFRCGGPGSPCVSRASRCDGTVQCPGGEDERNCRATKRRGCPRHTFRCGSGECLPEYEFCNAIISCKDASDEPPHLCNEQSRWRAADFCPLRCGNGRCRSTAVACSGRDGCGDNSDEIACTVCKCAAPPQP